The Psychrobacter sp. LV10R520-6 genome includes a region encoding these proteins:
- a CDS encoding DsbA family protein produces the protein MKNSDKPLQIDIVSDVVCPWCIIGYRQLAKALKDTNTAHEIHWHPFELNPNMPAEGQNLREHIIEKYGSSVQESNDSRTRMTEAGADVGFEFHFTDDTRMHNTFNLHQLLHWADQQDRMHDLKQALFTAHFTNNRNISDNGVLADIASEIGLDRAEALAVLEDQRFAKDVREAEQRSAEQGIQGVPAVIFNGRHLVSGAQGVENFTRILEQLAENPD, from the coding sequence ATGAAAAATTCAGACAAACCACTACAAATAGACATCGTATCGGATGTTGTTTGCCCTTGGTGCATTATCGGCTATCGGCAGCTGGCCAAGGCATTGAAGGACACCAATACCGCGCATGAGATACATTGGCACCCGTTCGAGCTGAACCCTAACATGCCAGCCGAGGGACAAAATCTACGTGAGCATATCATCGAAAAATATGGCAGCAGCGTACAAGAGTCGAATGATAGCCGAACTAGGATGACCGAAGCAGGAGCAGACGTTGGGTTCGAATTTCACTTCACTGATGATACGAGAATGCACAACACCTTTAATTTGCACCAACTGCTACATTGGGCCGATCAACAAGATCGCATGCACGATTTAAAACAGGCTTTATTCACCGCCCATTTTACCAATAATCGGAATATTTCTGATAACGGTGTGCTCGCGGATATAGCATCGGAAATCGGCTTAGATCGTGCCGAAGCGTTAGCGGTTCTTGAAGATCAGCGCTTTGCCAAAGACGTTCGCGAGGCAGAACAGCGTTCAGCGGAACAAGGTATTCAAGGTGTACCAGCAGTTATCTTTAATGGTCGTCATCTGGTCAGCGGTGCCCAAGGTGTAGAAAACTTTACCAGAATTCTGGAACAGCTGGCCGAAAATCCCGACTAA
- a CDS encoding PACE efflux transporter, with product MRTTKDRIRHTLGFEVIGLIILAPLASLVFGYDLSMMGVIAIAASTIATVWNYFYNLFFDHAMLKLRGDVHKTMLIRVFHALLFEGGLLLLFMPMIAWYLGITIWEAFIIDIAMACFYVVYAFVYNLVYDKVYPIPQA from the coding sequence ATGCGCACCACTAAAGATCGTATTCGCCATACCTTAGGCTTTGAGGTAATAGGTTTGATCATCTTAGCCCCGTTGGCAAGCTTGGTATTCGGCTACGACCTAAGTATGATGGGGGTCATAGCTATCGCCGCCTCCACTATCGCCACGGTATGGAACTATTTTTATAACCTTTTTTTCGATCATGCTATGCTAAAACTGCGTGGAGATGTCCATAAGACAATGTTGATACGAGTGTTTCATGCCCTGTTATTCGAGGGCGGGCTGCTGTTATTATTCATGCCGATGATCGCTTGGTACCTGGGTATCACGATATGGGAAGCCTTTATAATAGATATCGCTATGGCCTGCTTCTATGTGGTATATGCCTTTGTCTATAACTTAGTCTATGACAAAGTGTATCCTATCCCTCAAGCTTAA
- a CDS encoding CopD family protein, giving the protein MLNYILIAHLLGATIWTGGHLILALVILPKVLSSRDIDVLLQFEQHFEKVGMPALAVQIITGLWMSYRLIPDISAWFTFDNDLSILISLKLLLLLATIIVALHARFRVIPTLSAKTLNAFSINIILVTLLSVSFVIVGTLFRTGFS; this is encoded by the coding sequence ATGCTCAACTATATACTAATCGCGCATTTATTAGGGGCGACTATCTGGACAGGTGGTCATTTAATCTTAGCGCTAGTTATTTTGCCCAAAGTACTGTCATCGCGTGATATCGATGTGCTGCTACAGTTCGAGCAGCATTTTGAAAAGGTCGGTATGCCAGCTTTAGCGGTTCAAATAATAACGGGGCTGTGGATGTCATACAGATTAATCCCGGATATAAGCGCCTGGTTCACATTTGATAATGACCTTAGCATCCTAATCAGTCTTAAGTTATTGCTGTTGCTAGCGACTATTATAGTAGCATTACACGCCCGCTTTCGGGTTATCCCAACCTTATCAGCCAAGACGCTTAACGCGTTTTCGATAAATATTATTTTGGTGACTCTATTGTCAGTAAGCTTCGTCATTGTTGGCACATTATTTCGTACGGGATTTAGCTAA
- a CDS encoding hemerythrin domain-containing protein, which yields MKRANQLQPLSRQHHLGLHVGHHAKECADNPQEITEHWQALSSYMSDMRNHFQIEDNLIVDALLAHQSTQPDVASALETLEEQHKQLNALTAEIKASQENKNVVTVDQVRQLANLLYDHVRFEERELFPIVEKYLTEDELNAVYNASPDNIKHLDEQR from the coding sequence ATGAAACGTGCCAATCAATTACAGCCATTATCTCGCCAGCATCATCTTGGACTACATGTGGGCCATCACGCTAAAGAATGCGCTGACAATCCGCAAGAGATTACCGAACATTGGCAAGCGCTGTCCTCTTATATGAGTGATATGCGCAACCATTTCCAAATTGAAGACAATCTAATCGTTGATGCCCTACTTGCTCATCAATCTACCCAGCCTGACGTGGCGTCCGCACTTGAAACATTGGAAGAGCAGCATAAGCAGCTGAACGCACTAACGGCAGAAATTAAAGCCTCTCAAGAAAATAAAAATGTGGTCACTGTAGACCAAGTCAGACAACTTGCTAATCTGCTATATGATCATGTTCGTTTTGAAGAACGCGAGCTCTTTCCTATCGTTGAAAAGTATCTGACAGAGGATGAGCTGAATGCTGTTTATAATGCGAGCCCAGATAATATTAAACATTTAGATGAGCAGCGCTAG
- the modB gene encoding molybdate ABC transporter permease subunit — protein sequence MISETLVSDMLSPIWVSIKLAGVTTLCLLLFATPLAYWLAKPSRGNVVGRLKILLMGVIAMPLVLPPTVIGFYLLLLMSPNFGIGKWLAEHNISPFIFTFEGLVIGSIIYSLPFYVQPVYAQFLRIPRSVMEVAELLEPNRLKRFIRVALPQARVGIVLGSLISFAHTIGEFGVVLMIGGSISGETKVVSIAIYEQVEALNYEAAHTMSIILIVMGMIMVALIASVNKLNQRP from the coding sequence ATGATATCTGAAACCCTTGTATCAGACATGCTCAGCCCAATCTGGGTAAGTATTAAGCTTGCCGGTGTGACAACCTTGTGTTTGTTATTGTTTGCGACACCTTTGGCTTACTGGTTGGCTAAGCCCAGCCGAGGCAACGTCGTCGGGCGTCTTAAGATATTATTAATGGGCGTCATTGCCATGCCACTGGTGTTACCGCCTACGGTGATTGGTTTTTATTTATTACTACTCATGAGTCCAAATTTCGGCATCGGAAAATGGCTTGCCGAGCATAACATCAGCCCATTTATATTTACTTTTGAAGGCTTAGTGATAGGGTCTATTATTTATTCGCTGCCTTTTTATGTGCAGCCTGTCTATGCACAGTTTTTACGCATTCCAAGAAGCGTGATGGAAGTCGCTGAATTATTAGAGCCCAATCGACTGAAACGTTTTATAAGAGTGGCGTTACCGCAAGCTAGGGTTGGTATTGTTCTTGGCAGTCTAATTAGCTTTGCGCATACTATTGGCGAGTTTGGCGTGGTATTAATGATAGGGGGCAGCATCTCAGGTGAAACCAAAGTGGTCTCCATTGCTATCTATGAGCAAGTAGAGGCCCTTAATTATGAGGCTGCCCATACGATGTCCATTATTCTGATTGTAATGGGCATGATAATGGTCGCTTTAATCGCCAGCGTTAATAAGCTAAATCAACGCCCATAA
- the modA gene encoding molybdate ABC transporter substrate-binding protein — protein sequence MKINTLSGRGTKTLMQHFTTVSKALSMVSAFTCLALTLTSCTKESTTNTAQAGTNDTTAQTETLRIAAAANLSDVLPDIVEAYKVDRKLPAQDIEVTFASSGKLYAQITAGAPYDIFLSANQTFPAKLADELANKSPESEKTYKPFTYTQGQLALYSVTKPMNGFNQATLVDLFTTNPNSKITIANPELAPYGESAKAYLQSQNIYDSLNEQKRIIQAENIGQAFQYAHTGSVDYGFVAQSQVTAIEAIPEQFYILPPDSYPPILQDGMVITASATATDFTDYLRSPAGQAYFSKAGYLAVK from the coding sequence ATGAAAATTAATACGTTAAGTGGTCGCGGTACTAAAACTTTAATGCAGCATTTTACAACCGTATCTAAAGCCTTATCAATGGTTAGTGCGTTTACTTGTCTAGCGTTAACACTAACGTCTTGTACTAAAGAAAGTACCACGAATACGGCGCAAGCTGGGACTAATGATACGACCGCGCAGACCGAAACGCTACGGATTGCCGCTGCTGCTAATTTATCTGATGTATTGCCTGATATTGTTGAAGCTTATAAAGTAGATAGAAAATTGCCTGCCCAAGACATAGAGGTCACTTTTGCTTCTTCTGGTAAGCTATATGCGCAAATAACGGCAGGCGCCCCTTATGATATATTCTTATCCGCCAACCAAACGTTCCCTGCAAAGTTGGCGGACGAGTTAGCTAATAAAAGCCCTGAAAGTGAAAAGACTTATAAACCATTCACTTATACTCAAGGTCAATTGGCGCTATACAGTGTCACTAAGCCTATGAATGGCTTTAACCAAGCGACATTGGTAGATTTGTTTACGACCAACCCGAATAGTAAAATAACGATAGCCAATCCCGAGCTTGCCCCTTATGGCGAGTCTGCAAAAGCGTATCTACAATCACAAAATATCTATGATTCACTAAATGAGCAAAAACGTATAATACAAGCTGAGAATATTGGCCAAGCCTTTCAGTACGCTCATACTGGGAGTGTCGATTATGGGTTCGTCGCGCAATCACAAGTCACAGCGATTGAGGCCATACCTGAACAATTTTATATTTTACCACCGGATTCTTATCCCCCTATCTTACAAGACGGTATGGTAATCACTGCTAGTGCTACCGCGACAGACTTCACGGATTATCTGCGCTCTCCTGCAGGCCAAGCGTACTTTTCAAAAGCAGGTTATTTAGCTGTTAAATAA
- a CDS encoding molybdenum cofactor biosynthesis protein MoaE, with product MHISRSVDEAYMVAERDGFALLDIAIDESRLRNMLDDDSCGAFVSFEGRVRNHNNASSVDRLSYYGYEELAVNQGRQIIEKAKNKFDITHAIAIHRIGELEIGDIAVWIGVVSAHRYPAFDACRWILDTIKADIPVWKQEYYEDDSSKWLSNNG from the coding sequence ATGCACATAAGCCGTAGCGTCGATGAGGCCTATATGGTCGCTGAGCGTGATGGCTTTGCTTTACTAGATATTGCCATTGATGAGAGTAGACTCAGGAATATGCTTGATGATGACAGTTGCGGCGCTTTCGTAAGCTTTGAAGGACGCGTGCGTAATCACAATAATGCCAGTAGCGTCGATCGCTTAAGTTATTACGGCTACGAAGAATTAGCCGTTAATCAAGGCCGGCAAATCATCGAAAAGGCAAAAAATAAATTTGATATCACCCATGCTATTGCTATTCATCGCATCGGGGAATTAGAGATAGGTGATATAGCCGTATGGATTGGAGTGGTTTCTGCGCATCGCTATCCGGCATTTGATGCCTGTCGTTGGATACTGGATACTATTAAGGCTGATATTCCCGTTTGGAAGCAAGAATACTACGAGGATGACTCCTCTAAATGGTTAAGTAACAATGGTTAA